One Streptosporangium sp. NBC_01495 DNA window includes the following coding sequences:
- a CDS encoding toxic anion resistance protein yields the protein MSDLVLSPPEPVAKVPAEKAATMLPIPEGRDAELAEKAGGFAEELSGLDPRSPEFTRKVHDITSMGDTEIRASSQVANRMLKRPVAALASARGEGRDAQAAVAGQLVALRRTIVDLDPKQTSGPARKLLGLIPFGDKLRDYFAKYHSAQKHLDDIIRALKSGQDELRKDNAAIEGEKTNLWESMKRLQEYALLAAALDTAVEEKIMYVEAAEPEKATALRSDALFGIRQKHQDLLTQLAVSAQGYLALDLIRRNNLELIKGVDRATTTTIAALRTAVTVAQALANQKLVLDQITALNSTTSDLIVATSEMLRTQAADIQTQAASTTVGMDALRKAFDNIYATMDMIDTFKAKAVENMAITVDSLTVELDHARTYLDRSQRGDEQGLTR from the coding sequence GTGAGCGATCTCGTGCTCAGCCCGCCGGAACCCGTGGCCAAGGTGCCCGCGGAGAAGGCGGCCACCATGCTGCCGATCCCGGAGGGCCGGGACGCGGAACTGGCGGAGAAGGCAGGCGGCTTCGCCGAGGAACTGAGCGGCCTGGACCCGAGGTCGCCGGAGTTCACCCGGAAGGTGCACGACATCACCTCCATGGGCGACACGGAGATCCGGGCCTCCTCCCAGGTGGCGAACCGTATGTTGAAGCGTCCGGTGGCCGCGCTGGCGTCCGCCAGGGGCGAGGGCCGGGACGCGCAGGCGGCGGTGGCGGGGCAGCTGGTCGCGCTGCGCCGGACGATCGTCGACCTCGACCCCAAGCAGACGTCCGGCCCGGCCAGGAAGCTTCTGGGACTCATCCCGTTCGGGGATAAGTTGCGCGACTATTTCGCGAAATATCACTCGGCGCAGAAACACCTCGACGACATCATCCGCGCCCTCAAGTCCGGGCAGGACGAGCTGCGCAAGGACAACGCGGCCATCGAGGGCGAGAAGACCAACCTGTGGGAGTCGATGAAGCGCCTGCAGGAGTACGCCCTGCTCGCCGCCGCCCTCGACACCGCGGTGGAAGAGAAGATCATGTACGTCGAGGCGGCCGAGCCGGAGAAGGCCACCGCCCTGCGCTCGGACGCGCTGTTCGGCATCCGGCAGAAGCACCAGGACCTGCTGACCCAGCTCGCGGTGTCCGCCCAGGGGTATCTCGCGCTGGACCTGATCCGCAGGAACAACCTCGAACTGATCAAGGGCGTGGACCGGGCGACCACGACGACGATCGCGGCGCTGCGCACGGCCGTGACCGTGGCCCAGGCCCTCGCCAACCAGAAACTCGTGCTCGACCAGATCACGGCGCTGAACAGCACCACCTCCGACCTGATCGTGGCGACCAGCGAGATGCTGCGCACGCAGGCGGCCGACATCCAGACCCAGGCGGCGTCGACCACGGTCGGTATGGACGCGCTGCGCAAGGCGTTCGACAACATCTACGCCACCATGGACATGATCGACACGTTCAAGGCCAAGGCCGTGGAGAACATGGCGATCACCGTGGACAGCCTCACCGTCGAGCTGGACCACGCGCGCACGTACCTGGATCGCTCACAGCGGGGCGACGAACAGGGGCTCACCCGATGA